A portion of the Rhinolophus sinicus isolate RSC01 linkage group LG03, ASM3656204v1, whole genome shotgun sequence genome contains these proteins:
- the MLH3 gene encoding DNA mismatch repair protein Mlh3 isoform X4 yields MIKCLSVEVQAKLRSGLAVCSLGQCVEELTLNSIDAEAKCVAVRVNMETFQVQVIDNGFGMGSDDVDKVGNRYFTSKCNSVQDLENPRFYGFRGEALASIADMASAVEISSKKNRTMKTFVKLFRNGKALKSCEADLTRPSAGTTVTVYNLFYQLPVRRKCMDPRLEFEKVRQRIEALSLMHPSISFSLRNDVSGSMVLQVPKTKDVCSRFCQIYGLGKSQKLREINFKYKEFELSGYISSEAHYNKNMQFLFVNKRLVLKTKLHKLIDFLLRKESIICKPKSVSASRQMNSSPRHRSHPELHGIYVINMQCQFCEYDVCMEPAKTLIEFQNWDTALVCIQEGIKMFLKKEKLFVELSGEDIKEFSEDNDFSLLSATLQKHVSSDEKCDQVSFQEACNNISDSYEMFNLQSKAVKRKATESINTQNSRESEAIRKKTNDSFLYTYESDGPGHGKMTESSLQNKDSSCSESTILEQERAEASESGEKEKHKKSCLELNSSENPCGTSSEMFASPFQTFEESGEDHEIQSVSTAVNGLPVADILKTNRIQNHSELETFKDPTEMACQPLPFETTLLRVHGAQREEEKRRKEPSNCGRINVFSYRQVKLCSTGFITHVVQNEQTKSTEAEHLFKNCVRPGPVSAKETFGNRTRHSLETPNIKDLTSTLSKEFAQLPNEKLCRRNISYGLGNKPIATYKNFATFQEGSEKSHTGCLLPDTSSFSWCRQVSNGSKKTDKLIGSSRPIAHKKLNLRSQLGSLEKFKRQYGKVKNPLNTEVEENNNFETTTNLSPPVEPDMPQRDKNHLDNSSICEITAMKDNDSNSNCQPVSHILYSEKFPFSKEEDYLEPQMPCLRESPITLNELPHFNRKSLDIEKSPESLASKLSRMKGSERETQTMEKMSHLELPQSDSGRKGSDLCSGLSLDSCKLLKNEQKKPESIIIPMSDTVTQDNSFNKDSETYSKNNITEDSEIPETPLVLPQNNPAVISKGPDVLIASEQQIGSPNSPSRMLMSRMDDSTANPNGTCFQSEESRARTCSANEESSTGSLDWQQHFDVALGRMVYINKVTGLSTFAAPPEDVRAACTKDLTTVAVDVILENDTVDDAVGSESLQSLFSEWDNPVFARYPEVAVDVSSGQAESLAVKIHNILYPYRFTKEMIHSMQVLQQVDNKFIACLMSTKTEENGEAGGNLLVLVDQHAAHERVRLEQLIIDSYEKQRPQGSGRKKLLSSTISPPLEIPVTEEQRRLLWCYHENLEDLGLEIIFPDTSDSLVLVGKVPLCFVEREANELRRGRSTVTKSIVEELIREQVELLQTTGGIQGTLPLSVQKVLASQACHGAIKFNDGLSIEESYRLIEALSRCQLPFQCAHGRPSMLPLADIDHLEQEKQIKPNLAKLRKMAQAWRLFGKAEGCDTRQSLQASMPPCEPP; encoded by the exons ATGATCAAGTGCTTGTCAGTTGAAGTACAAGCCAAATTGCGTTCTGGTTTGGCTGTATGCTCCCTAGGCCAGTGTGTGGAGGAGCTTACCCTCAACAGTATTGATGCTGAAGCAAAATGTGTGGCCGTCAGGGTGAATATGGAAACCTTTCAAGTTCAAGTGATAGACAATGGCTTTGGAATGGGAAGTGATGATGTAGACAAGGTAGGAAATCGTTATTTCACTAGTAAATGCAACTCCGTACAGGACTTGGAGAACCCAAGGTTTTATGGTTTTCGAGGGGAGGCCTTGGCCAGTATAGCTGACATGGCCAGTGCTGTGGAAATTTCATCCAAGAAAAACAGGACAATGAAAACTTTTGTGAAACTGTTTCGGAATGGAAAAGCCCTGAAATCTTGTGAAGCTGACTTGACTAGACCAAGTGCTGGGACAACAGTAACAGTATATAACCTATTTTATCAGTTACCTGTAAGGAGGAAATGCATGGATCCTAGACTGGAGTTTGAGAAGGTTAGACAGAGGATAGAAGCTCTCTCACTCATGCacccttccatttctttctctttgagaAATGATGTTTCTGGTTCCATGGTTCTTCAGGTCCCTAAAACCAAAGACGTATGTTCCCGATTTTGCCAAATTTATGGACTAGGTAAGTCCCAAAAGTTAagagaaatcaattttaaatataaggaGTTTGAGCTTAGTGGGTATATTAGCTCTGAAGCACATTACAATAAGAATATGCAGTTTTTGTTTGTGAACAAAAGGCTAGTTTTAAAGACAAAGTTGCATAAACTCATTGACTTTTTATTAAGGAAAGAAAGTATTATATGCAAGCCAAAAAGTGTCTCTGCCAGTAGGCAAATGAATTCAAGTCCTCGGCATCGGTCTCACCCAGAGCTCCATGGGATATATGTGATCAACATGCAGTGCCAGTTCTGTGAATATGACGTGTGCATGGAGCCAGCAAAAACTCTGATTGAGTTTCAGAACTGGGATACGGCTTTGGTGTGCATTcaggaaggaataaaaatgtttttaaagaaagaaaaattatttgtggaattATCAGGTGAGGACATTAAGGAATTTAGTGAAGATAATGATTTTAGTTTACTTAGTGCTACTCTTCAGAAGCATGTGTCCTCTGATGAAAAGTGTGACCAGGTCAGTTTCCAGGAAGCATGTAATAATATTTCAGATTCCTATGAAATGTTTAATTTGCAATCAAAAGCTGtgaaaagaaaagctacagaAAGCATAAATACACAGAATTCTAGAGAGTCAGAAGCtatcagaaaaaagacaaacgATTCATTTTTGTACACTTATGAGTCAGATGGCCCAGGCCATGGTAAAATGACAGAGTCATCTTTACAAAACAAAGATAGCTCTTGCTCAGAATCAACGATCTTAGAACAAGAGAGAGCTGAAGCATCAGAatcaggagaaaaggagaaacataAAAAATCTTGTTTGGAGTTAAACTCTTCCGAAAATCCATGTGGAACCAGCTCAGAAATGTTTGCAAGCCCTTTTCAGACATttgaggagagtggagaagaTCACGAAATACAGAGTGTAAGTACTGCTGTTAATGGCCTGCCTGTCGCCGACATCCTGAAAACTAATAGAATTCAGAATCATTCAGAACTAGAAACATTTAAAGATCCTACTGAAATGGCATGCCAACCTCTGCCTTTTGAGACAACATTACTGAGAGTACATGGtgctcagagagaggaagagaaaagaagaaaagaacctAGTAATTGTGGAAGAATAAACGTTTTTAGTTATAGACAAGTTAAATTATGTTCCACTGGCTTTATAACTCATGTGGTACAAAATGAGCAAACTAAGTCAACTGAAGcagaacatttatttaaaaattgcgTTCGACCTGGTCCTGTGAGTGCCAAAGAAACATTTGGAAATAGAACACGCCATTCACTTGAGACCCCAAACATCAAAGATTTAACCAGCACTTTAAGTAAAGAATTTGCTCAACTGCCCAACGAAAAATTGTGCAGAAGAAATATAAGTTATGGGCTAGGGAACAAACCTATAGCAACTTACAAAAATTTTGCCACTTTTCAGGAAGGTAGTGAAAAATCACACACAGGTTGCTTATTACCTGACACATCCTCTTTCTCTTGGTGTAGACAGGTTTCAAATGGTAGTAAGAAAACAGATAAGTTGATTGGTTCTTCCAGACCCATAGCCCATAAGAAGCTGAACTTAAGATCACAACTGGGATCTTTAGAGAAGTTTAAGAGACAATATGGGAAAGTTAAAAATCCTCTGAATACAGAAGtggaggaaaataataattttgaaaccACTACCAATCTCAGTCCTCCAGTTGAACCTGACATGCCACAGAGAGACAAAAACCACTTAGACAATTCTAGTATTTGTGAAATCACTGCTATGAAAGATAATGATTCAAATAGCAATTGTCAACCAGTAAGTCACATTCTTTATTCAGAAAAGTTTCCATTCTCCAAGGAAGAAGACTATTTGGAACCACAGATGCCTTGCTTAAGAGAAAGTCCTATAACTCTAAATGAGTTACCACATTTTAACAGAAAATCTTTGGATATTGAGAAGTCACCTGAATCACTAGCTTCTAAATTATCCAGAATGAAAGGTTCTGAAAGAGAGACTCAAACAATGGAGAAGATGAGTCATCTTGAACTTCCACAATCAGATTCCGGTAGGAAAGGCAGTGACTTGTGCAGTGGGTTATCCCTAGATTCTTGTAAGTTACTTAAAAACGAGCAGAAAAAACCAGAGAGTATCATCATCCCAATGTCAGACACTGTCACGCAGGATAATTCTTTCAATAAAGATAGTGAAACATATTCAAAGAACAACATAACAGAGGACTCTGAGATACCAGAAACTCCTTTGGTATTACCCCAGAATAATCCTGCAGTTATCAGTAAAGGCCCAGATGTTCTTATAGCTTCAGAACAACAGATAGGAAGTCCTAACTCTCCCAGTAGAATGTTAATGAGTCGCATGGACGATTCGACAGCCAACCCAAATGGAACTTGTTTTCAGAGTGAGGAATCTAGAGCAAGAACTTGTTCTGCAAATGAAGAGTCAAGCACAGGTTCTTTGGATTGGCAGCAGCACTTTGACGTCGCCTTGGGAAGAATGGTTTACATCAACAAAGTAACTGGACTTAGCACATTCGCTGCTCCTCCTGAGGACGTTCGGGCTGCTTGTACTAAGGACCTGACAACTGTGGCTGTGGATGTCATACTTGAGAATG ATACTGTGGATGACGCGGTTGGTAGCGAATCACTTCAGTCTTTGTTCTCAGAATGGGACAATCCAGTATTTGCCCGCTATCCAGAG GTTGCTGTCGATGTAAGCAGTGGTCAGGCAGAGAGCCTAGCAGTTAAAATTCACAACATCTTATATCCTTATCGCTTCACCAAAGAAATGATTCATTCGATGCAG GTTCTCCAGCAAGTGGATAACAAGTTTATTGCCTGTTTAATGAGCACTAAGACTGAAGAGAATGGTGAGGCAG GTGGAAACTTGCTAGTCTTGGTGGATCAGCATGCTGCCCATGAGCGTGTCCGTTTGGAGCAGCTTATTATTG ATTCTTATGAGAAGCAACGGCCACAAGGCTCCGGTCGGAAAAAGTTATTGTCTTCCACTATAAGTCCTCCACTAGAGATACCAGTGACCGAGGAACAAAGGAGACTCTTATG GTGTTATCACGAAAATCTGGAAGATCTGGGTCTTGAAATTATATTTCCAGACACTAGTGATTCTCTGGTCCTTGTAGGAAAAGTACCACTCTGTTTTGTAGAAAGAGAAGCCAATGAACTTCGAAGAGGAAGGTCTACTGTGACCAAGAGTATCGTAGAG GAACTTATTCGAGAACAAGTGGAG CTACTCCAGACCACAGGAGGCATCCAGGGGACTTTGCCACTGAGTGTGCAGAAGGTGTTGGCATCCCAGGCCTGCCATG GGGCCATTAAGTTTAATGATGGCCTGAGCATAGAGGAGAGCTATCGCCTTATTGAAGCTCTGTCCCGGTGCCAGCTGCCATTCCAGTGTGCTCATGGGAGACCGTCCATGCTGCCATTAGCTGACATAGACCACTTGGAGCAGGAAAAACAG ATTAAACCCAATCTTGCAAAACTTCGTAAAATGGCCCAGGCCTGGCGTCTCTTTGGAAAAGCAGAAGGATGTGATACAAGGCAAAGCCTGCAGGCATCCATGCCTCCTTGTGAGCCACCATGA